Proteins co-encoded in one Fusarium fujikuroi IMI 58289 draft genome, chromosome FFUJ_chr06 genomic window:
- a CDS encoding probable sulfate adenylyltransferase, with amino-acid sequence MANTPHGGVLKDLFARDLPRQAELEAEAQKLPALTLSERHLCDLELILNGGFSPLEGFLTEKDYNGVVENNRLADGALFSMPINLDVDQAQIDQLGIKAGARITLRDFRDDRNLAILTVEDVYRPDKVNEAKKVFGSDDDTHPGVKYLFDTAKEFYVGGKLEAINRLEHYDFLDLRFTPSELRAHFNKLGWQKVVAFQTRNPMHRAHRELTVRAARSQQANVLIQPVVGLTKPGDIDHFTRVRVYKALLPRYPNGMAALALLPLAMRMGGPREALWHAIIRKNHGATHFIVGRDHAGPGKNKQGKDHYGPYDAQVLVQEHQEELGIKMVEFQAMIYLPDSDEYLPINEIPEGTRTLNISGTELRHRLRTGKEIPEWFSYPEVVKVLREENPLPAEKGFTVFMTGYQNSGKDQIARALQATLNQGGGRPVSMLLGENVRHELSPELGFTRKDRDLNIQRIAFVASELTKAGAAVIAAPIAPFEDARKAARDLVEKSGPFFLVHVATPLEFCEKTDRKGVYAAARRGDIKNFTGVDDPYEAPAKPDLVVDLEKQNVRSIVHQIVLLLESNGLLDRL; translated from the exons ATGGCCAACACTCCTCACGGTGGTGTCCTTAAGGACCTCTTCGCTCGCGATCTGCCTCGCCAGGCCGAGCTCGAAGCTGAGGCTCAGAAGCTCCCTGCTCTTACTCTCAGCGAGCGACACCTTTGCGATCTTGAGCTGATCCTCAACGGTGGCTTCTCCCCTCTCGAAG GTTTCTTGACTGAGAAGGACTACAATGG CGTTGTTGAGAACAACCGTCTCGCTGACGGCgccctcttctccatgcCTATCAACCTCGATGTTGACCAGGCCCAGATCGACCAGCTCGgtatcaaggctggtgctCGCATCACTCTCCGCGATTTCCGTGACGACCGAAACCTTGCTATCCTGACTGTCGAGGATGTCTACCGACCTGACAA GGTcaacgaggccaagaaggtctTTGGCAGCGACGATGACACTCACCCCGGTGTCAAGTACCTCTTTGACACCGCTAAGGAGTTCTACGTTGGTGGTAAGCTTGAGGCCATCAACCGTCTTGAGCACTATGATTTTCTTGACCTCCGAT TCACTCCCTCTGAGCTCCGCGCTCACTTCAACAAGCTCGGCTGGCAAAAAGTCGTCGCTTTCCAGACCCGAAACCCCATGCACCGAGCTCACCGTGAGTTGACGGTCCGCGCCGCCCGCTCCCAGCAGGCCAACGTCCTGATCCAGCCCGTCGTCGGTCTCACCAAGCCCGGTGACATTGACCACTTCACCCGTGTCCGTGTCTACAAGGCTCTCCTGCCCCGATACCCCAACGGCATGGCTGCCCTTGCTCTGCTGCCCCTCGCCATGCGAATGGGTGGTCCCCGTGAGGCTCTCTGGCACGCCATTATCCGAAAGAACCACGGTGCTACCCACTTCATCGTTGGCCGTGACCACGCCGGTCCCGGTAAGAACAAGCAGGGCAAGGACCACTACGGTCCTTACGATGCTCAGGTTCTCGTCCAGGAGCACCAAGAGGAGCTTGGTATCAAGATGGTCGAGTTCCAGGCCATGATCTACCTCCCCGATTCTGACGAGTACCTCCCCATCAACGAGATCCCCGAGGGCACCCGCACCCTTAACATCTCTGGTACTGAGCTCCGACACCGTCTCCGAACCGGCAAGGAGATCCCCGAGTGGTTCTCATACCCTGAGGTCGTCAAGGTTCTTCGCGAGGAGAACCCTCTTCCTGCCGAGAAGGGTTTCACTGTCTTCATGACTGGTTACCAGAACAGCGGAAAGGACCAGATCGCTCGTGCTCTCCAGGCTACACTCAACCAGGGTGGTGGTCGCCCCGTCTCCATGCTTCTCGGTGAGAACGTGCGACACGAGCTCTCTCCTGAGCTTGGCTTCACTCGCAAGGATCGTGATCTCAACATCCAGCGCATTGCCTTTGTTGCCTCTGAGCTGACCAAGGCTGGTGCCGCTGTTATCGCCGCTCCTATTGCTCCTTTCGAGGATGCCCGTAAGGCTGCCCGCGACCTCGTTGAGAAGTCCGGACCCTTCTTCCTTGTCCACGTTGCTACTCCTCTCGAGTTCTGTGAGAAGACTGACCGCAAGGGTGTCTACGCTGCTGCTCGCCGTGGTgacatcaagaacttcacTGGTGTTGATGACCCCTATGAGGCCCCTGCTAAGCCTGACCTCGTTGTCGACCTTGAGAAGCAGAACGTCCGATCCATTGTGCACCAGATCGTCCTGCTTCTCGAGAGCAACGGTCTCCTTGACCGTCTGTAA
- a CDS encoding FT27-like protein produces the protein MKIRTTHSPLVLLLLPAVTNALASNDIADLPAPGVAITEQTNDLPQAGVKRHDIPTKYAPVDGRDGKPHHGPFIEIDDHKKTPEVTLEAGSDTAAGSGSGAAAAAAAAAGAGAGAGAGTGASAGAVAGTEPKTGTEAAPKIDSNPDSLPGLKGRPEDPTVVDGEKIPETNDGVMFDTNRVHAQEGTTGTEGGVTERSRARKLEEDLAGEETFRKPSSPKEAPPLPHSEEEKIRASGGDKAKELGDDTGSAKVEDVVPKAAKPVLSNDDKHDYTAGLEKPADLPDRPVGQNKPVQDSTKTEPIDLSRGKTHDGHHDDESIIQPFHSFVLSFTMILVSEVGDKTFLVAALMAMKHDRMVVFTAAFGALLVMTVLSAVLGHAVPTLIPKRVTSFLAAGLFFVFGAKLLREGMQMDPNEGVSAEMHEVEQELAEKEKEMGRKRGDSVSAYTLEMGMSGNGRRSRPSNRLMSPPRSPSQSPVRDIRSSSGAVASIVQGATNLCSLLLSPAWVQTFIMTFLGEWGDRSQIATIAMAAGQDYWWVTLGATCGHAICTGVAVIGGRAIAGRVSLKVVTVGGATAFLIFGVIYLLESLYS, from the exons ATGAAGATCCGAACCACACACTCGCCTTTagtccttctccttctccctgCCGTAACAAATGCGCTCGCCTCCAACGATATTGCCGACCTACCTGCTCCAGGAGTCGCGATTACAGAACAGACCAATGACTTGCCCCAGGCCGGCGTAAAGCGCCATGATATTCCAACGAAATATGCCCCCGTTGATGGCAGAGACGGAAAGCCTCACCACGGACCTTTTATCGAAATAGATGATCACAAGAAGACCCCTGAAGTGACCCTTGAGGCTGGTTCCGACACTGCAGCAGGATCTGGCTCGGGggccgcagccgcagccgcagccgcagccggagctggagctggagctggagctggaacGGGTGCATCAGCAGGTGCAGTAGCTGGCACAGAGCCCAAAACTGGAACCGAGGCTGCTCCCAAAATCGACAGCAACCCAGATTCCCTCCCTGGACTCAAAGGCCGACCCGAAGACCCGACTGTCGTAGATGGCGAAAAGATACCCGAAACCAATGATGGTGTCATGTTCGACACTAACCGAGTCCATGCCCAGGAAGGCACCACTGGAACTGAAGGCGGTGTGACTGAGAGATCCAGAGCCCGAAAACTTGAAGAGGATCTCGCTGGCGAGGAGACCTTCAGGAAACCCTCATCACCCAAGGAGGCGCCTCCTCTGCCACACagtgaagaggaaaagattCGAGCTTCTGGAGgggacaaggccaaggagcttggcGACGACACTGGCAGCGCGAAGGTAGAAGACGTTGTGCCCAAAGCTGCAAAGCCTGTTCTCAGCAATGATGATAAGCATGATTACACTGCGGGACTCGAG AAACCTGCCGATCTTCCCGACCGACCCGTTGGACAGAACAAACCCGTTCAAGACTCAACAAAGACTGAGCCCATCGATCTGAGCCGAGGGAAGACACACGATGGACAccatgatgacgagagtATTATCCAGCCATTCCACTCTTTTGTGCTATCCTTCACCATGATTCTGGTCTCTGAAGTTGGTGACAAGACGTTCTTGGTTGCAGCTCTCATGGCTATGAAGCACGACCGTATGGTTGTGTTCACTGCCGCTTTTGGTGCTCTTCTTGTCATGACTGTTCTTTCGGCTGTTCTGGGCCATGCAGTTCCTACTCTCATCCCCAAGCGTGTCACCAGTTTTCTCGCTGCTggtctcttcttcgtcttcggtgCGAAGCTGCTGCGAGAGGGTATGCAGATGGACCCTAACGAGGGTGTCTCTGCTGAGATGCACGAGGTCGAACAAGAGCTTGccgaaaaggaaaaagagatGGGCCGAAAGCGAGGCGACTCTGTGTCTGCTTACACTCTTGAGATGGGTATGAGTGGGAACGGCCGCAGGTCTCGACCCAGCAACCGTCTAATGTCTCCTCCTCGATCGCCTTCTCAGTCACCTGTACGAGATATTCGCTCGAGCTCGGGTGCTGTTGCCAGCATTGTCCAGGGTGCTACCAACCTCTGCTCTCTTCTGCTTAGCCCTGCCTGGGTTCAGACATTCATCATGACCTTCCTCGGCGAGTGGGGTGATCGAAGCCAAATTGCCACTATTGCTATGGCAGCCGGTCAGGATTACTGGTGGGTGACCTTGGGTGCTACGTGCGGCCATGCCATCTGCACTGGTGTTGCTGTTATCGGTGGTCGAGCTATTGCCGGTCGAGTCAGCCTGAAAGTTG TCACTGTGGGCGGTGCCACTGCTTTCCTTATCTTTGGCGTCATCTACCTCCTTGAGTCTCTCTACAGCTAG
- a CDS encoding related to WD repeat protein — MAPLEVERSSQPLSPDASDEENRNESTRESSESPAYHWPMDEDEAEDEEDPDYEDEPDEEDEDDLQGKFKPNGGDDDDDDEDEDEIEGVTDTQRLVNIVRTGARTGLLTRRQLIALMQSPDLTSVLFQDNPGEDAEFLNNWPFNRRLTPKDPNRFPKVPSEQGLKLMRSGAFGANNYNPRAKRPLASLLPKSRAEKIIHFDDPVYSGQFSDDGNFFFACSQDFKVRMYDTSSPYNWKHYKTVSYPWGQWTLTDASLSPDNKWLAYTSIQSMVSIAPTDPNDTGDPYTLDLDNGPPHGYHGRRGFGIWSVRFSGDGRELVAGTSAASIVVYDIESRRVLHHVRGHSDDVNAVCFADKMSPHILYSGSDDTTIKVWDRRSMGDHREAGAFVGHIEGLTYIDSKGDGRYILSNGKDQSMKLWDIRMAMSTDRFNELDPTAHANTSGFDYRGGIYDDEDWDVHPHDNSLVTFRGHKVLRTLIRCHFSPPTSTNSRYVYSGSTDGKVYIWNMDASLAGIIDVKKATIRTRPMDNRHRFYHFDEPGNWGTCVRDASWHPTAPLLVASAWNGYNMARGTCTLHSYNDNVDDEGEPPMGQSVNHLLKEQPELYQNSTYGVR, encoded by the exons ATGGCGCCcctcgaggttgagaggagTTCGCAACCGCTCTCACCGGATGCAAGTGACGAAGAGAACCGTAATGAGAGCACACGTGAATCATCGGAGTCACCGGCTTATCACTGGCCAatggatgaagacgaagccgaggatgaggaagacccAGACTACGAGGATGAAcccgatgaagaagatgaagacgatcttCAAGGCAAGTTCAAACCG AATGGaggtgatgacgacgacgacgacgaagacgaggacgagattgAAGGAGTCACTGATACGCAACGACTCGTAAACATTGTACGGA CCGGTGCTAGAACAGGACTGCTAACACGGAGACAACTTATTGCCTTGATGCAGAGCCCCGATCTTACCAGTGTTTTATTCCAAGATAATCCTGGGGAGGACGCCGAGTTCTTGAACAACTGGCCTTTCAACCGACGTCTAACACCCAAGGACCCGAATCGCTTCCCGAAAGTGCCTAGTGAGCAGGGCTTGAAGCTTATGCGATCAGGAGCATTTGGTGCAAATAACTACAACCCCAGAGCAAAGAGGCCACTTGCT AGTCTGCTACCGAAATCACGAGCCGAGAAGATCATTCACTTCGACGACCCCGTGTATTCTGGACAGTTTTCGGACGATGGAAACTTCTTTTTTGCCTGCTCTCAAGACTTCAAAGTACGAATGTACGACACCTCCAGCCCATACAATTGGAAGCATTACAAGACAGTCAGCTACCCATGGGGACAATGGACACTCACAGATGCATCATTAAGTCCCGACAACAAATGGCTCGCGTATACTTCAATCCAGAGTATGGTCTCCATAGCTCCTACGGATCCAAATGATACTGGAGATCCCTATACACTGGATTTAGACAACGGCCCACCACATGGATATCACGGGCGACGCGGCTTCGGTATCTGGTCTGTCAGGTTCTCAGGCGATGGAAGAGAACTGGTGGCTGGAACGAGCGCGGCCTCAATCGTGGTATATGACATCGAGTCTCGGAGAGTTCTTCACCACGTTCGCGGCCACTCGGATGATGTCAATGCCGTGTGCTTTGCTGACAAGATGTCACCGCACATACTTTATTCGGGCTCCGACGATACAACGATCAAGGTCTGGGATCGGAGAAGCATGGGTGATCACCGAGAAGCTGGCGCTTTTGTCGGCCACATCGAAGGCTTGACATACATCGACAGTAAGGGAGATGGACGGTATATTCTCAGTAACGGAAAAGATCAGTCAATGAAACTATGGGATATACGAATGGCCATGTCAACCGATCGATTCAATGAACTTGATCCGACAGCACATGCAAACACCAGTGGCTTCGATTACCGGGGTGGCATATATGACGACGAGGACTGGGATGTGCACCCCCATGATAATTCGCTTGTGACCTTCCGAGGCCACAAGGTCCTTCGAACTCTTATACGATGTCACTTTTCACCCCCGACGTCCACTAATTCACGATATGTATACTCGGGCAGTACCGATGGCAAGGTATACATTTGGAATATGGATGCGAGCTTGGCTGGAATCATAGATGTTAAGAAAGCTACTATACGCACTCGTCCAATGGATAATCGACACCGCTTCTACCATTTCGATGAACCAGGCAATTGGGGCACTTGTGTCCGCGATGCAAGCTGGCATCCCACTGCCCCTCTCCTTGTTG CGTCTGCTTGGAATGGATATAACATGGCAAGAGGAACGTGCACGCTACACTCGTATAACGACAAcgtggatgatgaaggagaacCACCGATGGGCCAGAGTGTCAACCACTTGCTCAAGGAACAACCTGAGCTATACCAGAACTCAACATATGGGGTGCGTTAG
- a CDS encoding probable protein transport protein Sec61 subunit gamma produces MSDQVQEILEVPSEFVKDGVQFVRRCTKPDQKEFLRLCQAVGVGFLIMGAVGYVVKLVHIPLNHALVGSA; encoded by the exons ATGTCCGACCAGGTTCAAGAGATCCTCGAGGTTCCCTCCGAGTTCGTCAAGGACGGAGTTCAATTCGTGCGACGATGCACCAAGC CTGACCAGAAGGAGTTCCTACGACTCTGCCAGGCTGTTGGCGTCGGTTTCCTCATCATGGGCGCCGTTGGCTACGTTGTCAAGCTGG TGCACATTCCCCTCAACCACGCTCTCGTCGGTAGCGCATAA